TGCCGCGCTTGAGCCCCTCGGTGGTGCTCATGGCGACGGCGCGGATCCAGTTGTCGCCGAGGTGCTGCTGTGTCTCCAGCGTGAGCCTGGCGCGGCCGGCGCCGGGCATGTCGTATTCGACGGTGAGGGCGTTGTAGATGGCCGGAAGGGCGCCGGTGAATTCGGCGTCCACGACGGGACCGATGATCTGGACGATTTTGCCTTTGTTCATAGCTGGGATTTCAACTGGGGAATCCGGGATTTGAATTCAATCGGCGCCTAGCCCATCGCCATCTGGGCGGTGGTGATTTCGAGGAGTTCCTTGGTGATGTTCGCCTGGCGCAGCTTGTTGTATTCGAGCGTGAGGTCCTTGATGATCTGCTTGGCGTTGTCGGTCGCGTTCTTCATCGCGACCATGCGCGCGCTGTGCTCGCTGGCCTTCGCCTCGAGCAGGAATTGATAGACCTGAAAGTTGACGTAGTGCGGCAGCATGTTGCCAAGCACGGCGCCGGCGTCCGGCTCGAACAGGTAATCCCGTTCGGACTTCTTCAACTCGCCGGTCGGCGCGTTCTCGCCGCCGACGCCCGCCTCGAGCGCGGAAATCTTGCCGATGGGCAGCAGCGGCCGCACCTCGGGCTTTTGCGTGAGCGTGTTGATGAAGTTCGTGTAGATCACCTCGACGGAATCCGCCTCGCCCTTGAGGAAGAGGTCCTGGGCGAACCGCGAAATCGCGCGGGCTTCACTGAACAAGG
This sequence is a window from Verrucomicrobiota bacterium. Protein-coding genes within it:
- the atpG gene encoding ATP synthase F1 subunit gamma, producing MPSTRDIRRRIKSVKNTAQITKAMQMVASSKMRKAQLAALAGRPYAALMNDVLAAVSEGAGDFSHPLMEARPVQRRAVILISTDKGLCGALNSNLLREAAKFDKDTTVYICAGKKGGQFIHRTKRQLAAEFTYKDAPLFSEARAISRFAQDLFLKGEADSVEVIYTNFINTLTQKPEVRPLLPIGKISALEAGVGGENAPTGELKKSERDYLFEPDAGAVLGNMLPHYVNFQVYQFLLEAKASEHSARMVAMKNATDNAKQIIKDLTLEYNKLRQANITKELLEITTAQMAMG